In a single window of the Pontibacter russatus genome:
- the proC gene encoding pyrroline-5-carboxylate reductase gives MSTEKKKVAILGGGNMGVALARGMVASGKYQPADITLTRRTLRSLDSIAVGGFQVTTDNAKAVAGADIVVLSVLPQQLDGVLDTIAPSIDPQRHLFVSIVTGVNVADIVYRVGREVQVIRAMPNTAIAIRESMTCIAGSKATPENQALVREIFGAVGETVEIEEELMTSATALCACGIAFFLRSIRAATQGGTEIGFHAADALRMAAQTAKGAASLLLHFQSHPENEIDKVTSPKGCTIAGLNEMEHHGFSSAMIKGIKTSSLKAEQLYHKEK, from the coding sequence ATGAGTACAGAGAAGAAGAAAGTTGCCATTCTGGGCGGAGGCAATATGGGGGTGGCGCTGGCCCGGGGCATGGTCGCCTCCGGCAAATACCAGCCAGCCGACATCACGCTCACGCGCCGCACCCTCCGCTCCCTCGACAGCATCGCAGTGGGGGGCTTCCAGGTGACTACCGACAACGCCAAGGCCGTTGCCGGTGCCGACATTGTGGTCCTGAGCGTGCTGCCACAGCAGTTGGACGGTGTGCTGGACACCATCGCTCCCAGCATCGACCCACAGCGGCACCTGTTTGTGTCTATCGTGACGGGCGTGAACGTAGCCGATATCGTGTACCGTGTAGGGCGCGAGGTGCAGGTCATCCGGGCCATGCCGAATACCGCCATCGCTATCCGGGAGTCAATGACCTGCATTGCGGGAAGCAAAGCCACCCCTGAGAACCAGGCGCTGGTGCGGGAGATATTCGGTGCGGTGGGAGAGACTGTGGAGATAGAGGAAGAACTGATGACCTCGGCCACCGCGCTCTGCGCCTGCGGCATTGCATTTTTCCTGCGCTCCATCCGGGCGGCCACACAGGGCGGCACCGAGATTGGTTTTCATGCGGCGGATGCGCTGCGCATGGCGGCCCAAACGGCCAAGGGCGCAGCCTCGCTGCTCCTGCACTTCCAGAGCCACCCTGAGAACGAGATCGACAAAGTGACTTCCCCAAAAGGCTGCACCATTGCCGGTCTGAACGAGATGGAGCACCATGGTTTCAGCTCCGCCATGATCAAAGGCATCAAAACGTCCTCTCTCAAAGCGGAGCAGCTGTATCATAAGGAGAAATAA
- a CDS encoding M20 family metallo-hydrolase — protein MEAVELLKALIETPSFSREEDKTAGLIAQFLEARGVAVHRELNNVWAFNRHYDAEKPTLLLNSHHDTVRPNPGWTRDPFAATEEGGKLYGLGSNDAGGCLVSLIATFLHFQEREEMAYNLVLAATAEEEISGRNGIEHILPQLGSIEAAIVGEPTEMHLAVAEKGLLVLDCVAKGKAGHAAREEGVNAIYEALPDIQWFQNYRFPEESEHLGPVKMSVTVVQAGTQHNVVPDNCQFTVDVRLTDKYSMEEVLGIIRQHVKAEVKPRSMRLRPSSIPKEHPLVQAGLRLGRLTYGSPTTSDQALLPMPSLKMGPGFSGRSHMADEYIYLHEIEEGINLYIKMLEQVV, from the coding sequence ATGGAAGCTGTCGAATTGCTGAAAGCGCTGATAGAGACGCCCTCGTTCAGCAGAGAAGAAGACAAAACGGCTGGTCTGATAGCACAGTTCCTGGAAGCGCGGGGAGTGGCGGTACACCGCGAACTGAACAACGTGTGGGCCTTCAACAGGCATTATGATGCAGAAAAACCCACGCTGCTGCTCAACTCGCACCACGACACCGTGAGGCCAAACCCCGGCTGGACCCGCGATCCGTTTGCGGCCACCGAGGAAGGCGGCAAGCTATATGGCCTGGGCAGCAACGACGCCGGGGGCTGCCTGGTCTCCCTGATAGCCACGTTCCTGCATTTTCAGGAGCGGGAGGAGATGGCCTATAATCTGGTGCTGGCGGCGACAGCGGAGGAAGAAATATCGGGCCGCAATGGCATTGAGCATATCCTGCCGCAACTGGGGTCGATTGAAGCCGCCATCGTAGGGGAGCCCACTGAGATGCACCTGGCCGTGGCGGAGAAAGGTTTGCTGGTGCTGGACTGTGTCGCAAAAGGCAAGGCAGGTCACGCCGCGCGGGAAGAAGGGGTGAACGCCATATATGAAGCGCTGCCGGATATCCAGTGGTTCCAGAACTACCGCTTTCCGGAGGAGTCGGAGCACCTGGGGCCGGTGAAGATGAGCGTGACGGTGGTGCAGGCGGGCACGCAGCACAACGTGGTGCCCGACAACTGCCAGTTCACCGTAGACGTACGCCTCACCGACAAATACAGCATGGAAGAAGTGCTCGGGATAATCCGGCAGCACGTGAAAGCGGAGGTAAAACCGCGTTCCATGCGCCTGCGCCCCTCGTCTATTCCGAAAGAGCACCCGCTGGTGCAGGCAGGGTTGCGGCTCGGGCGCCTAACGTACGGTTCCCCCACCACCTCCGACCAGGCGCTGCTACCCATGCCGTCGCTGAAAATGGGCCCAGGCTTTTCGGGCCGCTCCCATATGGCCGATGAATATATATACCTGCACGAAATCGAGGAAGGCATCAACCTATATATAAAAATGCTGGAGCAGGTGGTTTAA
- a CDS encoding C39 family peptidase gives MIPIKIHTQPDDSTCGPTSLHAVYRYFKDTISLSEVIKEVPYLDEGGTLEVLLACHALRRGYRARIYTYNLHIFDPTWFNLENEEIIMKLEDQMQVKKGSKLHRASRAYIDFLQLGGELRCRDLTKTMLREYFDKDIPLLTGLSATYLYQSAREMVDDMDKSIYDDVSGFPMGHFVVLCGFAEDQRSVVVADPYRENPYFHDNYYKVKASHLINSIMLGMATFDANLLAIQPAIQEEPEQD, from the coding sequence GTGATACCAATCAAGATCCACACGCAGCCAGACGACTCGACCTGCGGGCCCACCAGCCTGCATGCCGTTTACCGCTACTTCAAGGACACCATTTCGCTGAGCGAGGTGATAAAGGAAGTGCCTTACCTGGATGAGGGCGGGACGCTGGAGGTGCTGCTGGCATGCCATGCACTGCGCCGCGGCTACCGCGCCCGCATCTACACCTACAACCTGCATATCTTCGACCCAACTTGGTTTAACCTCGAAAACGAGGAAATCATCATGAAGCTGGAGGATCAGATGCAGGTTAAGAAAGGCAGCAAGCTGCACAGGGCCTCCCGCGCCTACATCGATTTTCTGCAGCTGGGCGGCGAGCTCCGCTGCCGCGATTTGACAAAGACCATGCTGCGGGAGTATTTCGACAAGGATATCCCGCTGCTGACGGGGCTTAGCGCCACATACCTTTACCAGAGCGCCCGCGAGATGGTGGACGATATGGACAAATCCATATATGACGACGTGAGTGGCTTCCCGATGGGGCACTTTGTGGTGCTTTGCGGTTTTGCCGAAGACCAGCGGAGTGTGGTTGTCGCGGACCCTTACCGGGAGAATCCCTACTTCCACGACAATTACTACAAGGTGAAGGCCTCGCACCTGATCAATTCCATTATGCTGGGCATGGCCACGTTCGATGCCAACCTGCTGGCCATACAACCTGCCATTCAAGAAGAACCTGAGCAAGACTGA
- a CDS encoding RimK family protein, with product MRKIVVVDHPRDWDEATEDTEVVDTQTYLTDAAYTDIKNARVFNLSRSYRYQSAGYYVSLLAEARGHKAIPSVTTMQDLKSPTIVRAITVEINDLIQKSLAGLRSNTFTLSIYFGHNVAVKYEKLCKQLHDLFQAPLLRAQFVLKEEWVLQSISPIPVNEVPESHRPDLKRFARVYFARHRFSGARVSRKVYDLAILVDPHEKAPPSNEKAIQNFVDAAECQGFYTELVTKDDYRRLAEFDALFIRETTAVNHHTYRFSRRAHADGLVVIDDPVSILRCTNKVYLAELLTKAKVPVPKTMIIHKDNRERVEAELGLPCVLKKPDSSFSQGVVKAKDRESLQRELDQLLADSELIIGQEYIPTDFDWRIGVLDKQPLYACKYYMAKGHWQIYNWNGKKQDEEGDGEVVPFEQVPFHVLHTALKAANLIGDGLYGVDLKEIKGKAYVIEVNDNPSIDAGVEDRILKKELYATIIKSIKRRINANKNIRSDE from the coding sequence ATGCGAAAAATTGTGGTTGTGGATCACCCAAGGGACTGGGATGAGGCGACGGAAGATACAGAAGTGGTGGACACGCAGACATACCTGACAGACGCCGCCTACACCGACATAAAGAATGCCCGGGTGTTCAACCTCAGCCGGTCGTACCGCTACCAGAGCGCCGGCTACTATGTTTCGCTGCTGGCGGAGGCACGGGGCCACAAGGCTATCCCGAGCGTCACGACGATGCAGGATCTGAAGAGCCCCACCATTGTGCGGGCTATCACGGTCGAGATAAACGACCTGATCCAGAAAAGCCTTGCCGGGCTGCGCTCCAATACCTTTACCCTCAGCATCTACTTCGGACACAACGTGGCCGTGAAGTACGAGAAGCTGTGCAAGCAACTGCACGACCTGTTCCAGGCCCCCCTGCTGCGGGCGCAGTTCGTGCTGAAGGAGGAATGGGTGCTGCAGAGCATCTCGCCGATACCGGTGAACGAAGTGCCCGAAAGCCACAGGCCCGACCTCAAGCGCTTCGCCAGGGTATATTTCGCCCGGCACCGTTTTTCGGGGGCCCGTGTCTCCCGCAAGGTATATGACCTGGCCATACTGGTGGACCCGCACGAGAAGGCACCGCCCTCCAACGAGAAGGCCATCCAGAACTTTGTGGACGCCGCCGAGTGCCAGGGCTTCTACACCGAGCTCGTCACGAAAGACGACTATAGAAGGCTGGCGGAGTTTGATGCCCTGTTTATCCGCGAGACGACTGCCGTGAACCACCATACTTACCGCTTCTCCCGCAGGGCGCACGCCGACGGCCTCGTGGTGATTGATGATCCGGTTTCGATCCTGCGGTGTACCAATAAAGTGTATCTTGCCGAGCTGCTGACCAAGGCGAAGGTGCCGGTGCCGAAGACCATGATCATCCACAAAGACAACCGTGAGCGCGTAGAGGCGGAACTGGGGCTGCCCTGTGTCCTGAAAAAGCCCGACAGCTCGTTCTCGCAGGGAGTGGTGAAAGCCAAAGACAGGGAAAGCCTGCAACGGGAACTGGACCAGCTATTGGCGGACTCCGAGCTCATCATCGGGCAGGAGTATATCCCCACTGATTTCGACTGGCGCATCGGCGTGCTGGACAAGCAGCCCCTGTACGCCTGCAAATACTATATGGCGAAAGGCCACTGGCAGATATATAACTGGAACGGGAAGAAGCAGGACGAGGAGGGCGACGGCGAGGTGGTGCCCTTTGAGCAGGTACCCTTCCATGTGCTGCACACGGCCCTGAAGGCCGCCAACCTCATCGGCGACGGCCTGTACGGGGTGGATTTGAAAGAGATCAAGGGCAAAGCTTATGTGATAGAGGTGAACGACAACCCCAGTATCGATGCCGGGGTGGAGGACAGGATTCTGAAAAAGGAACTCTACGCCACCATCATCAAGTCTATCAAGCGGCGCATCAACGCAAACAAAAACATCCGGAGCGATGAGTAA
- a CDS encoding MCP four helix bundle domain-containing protein, which produces MNRIIKNKERQKIALALCIVFVIIVLANWWVSHSMTQVSSQFASVYHDRLVPALDLAAMQERYYQNRMLLEEHLLAKDPAQQRRIGEQLQQHTAEIDSLSAKYEATYLTKQESQDLRQYKQAVAHLTAVQAQALELSRAGDKAAAERIYKAEVVPAFDRLLMPMHALSSLQQDVGHELYASAERQLNSLRMLSSVVVACAVILALLVGVLLQNKRQQIKIKPQKFHLN; this is translated from the coding sequence ATGAACCGGATCATAAAGAACAAGGAACGGCAAAAGATTGCGCTGGCGCTGTGCATCGTATTCGTGATTATTGTGCTGGCAAACTGGTGGGTGAGCCACAGCATGACGCAGGTGAGCAGCCAATTCGCCTCAGTGTACCACGACAGGCTGGTGCCCGCCCTGGACCTGGCCGCCATGCAGGAGCGCTATTACCAGAACAGGATGCTGCTGGAGGAACACCTGCTGGCAAAGGACCCGGCGCAACAGCGGCGCATCGGGGAGCAGCTGCAACAACACACAGCAGAGATCGACTCCCTCTCCGCCAAATACGAGGCAACTTACCTCACGAAGCAGGAGTCACAGGATTTGCGGCAATACAAGCAGGCGGTGGCACACCTGACGGCCGTGCAGGCACAAGCCCTGGAGCTGAGCCGGGCAGGCGATAAGGCCGCCGCTGAACGGATATATAAAGCGGAGGTGGTGCCCGCCTTCGACCGGCTGTTGATGCCGATGCACGCGCTGAGCAGCCTGCAGCAGGACGTGGGCCATGAGCTCTATGCTTCGGCCGAGCGGCAGCTGAACTCGTTGCGAATGCTCTCTTCCGTAGTGGTGGCCTGCGCCGTAATTCTGGCCTTGCTGGTGGGGGTGCTGCTGCAGAACAAGCGCCAGCAGATCAAGATAAAGCCGCAGAAGTTCCACCTGAACTAG
- a CDS encoding carboxylate-amine ligase — MSNQPQSPLHLFEGFGVELEYMIVQRGDLRVLPITDRLIYDEVGAYLSDVEFGDIAWSNELVLHVVELKTNGPASSLVGLSEKFQQHVQKINRMLAKYDAMLLPTGAHPLMNPYTDTKLWPHEYNVVYEAYNRIFDCRGHGWANLQSTHLNLPFAGDEEFGKLHAAIRILLPLIPAISASSPILDGKVTGLQDTRLEVYRHNQDKIPAIAGKVIPEAVFTKKAYEEQIFRRIYKAVAPYDPEGVLQDEFLNSRGAIARFSRNAIEIRLIDIQENPAADMAVLRAVTGVLQALVAERWATIAHLQNFGEDMLASVLLEVIRKGQEAVILNQDYLSCFGLSGAEGATAGELWQHLVREALELEDEPETAYILNTITSRGNLAVRILEATGEDPTDEKIREVYRQLAVCLHQGGTFLHDEPC; from the coding sequence ATGAGTAACCAGCCACAGTCGCCGCTGCACTTGTTTGAGGGCTTTGGCGTAGAGCTTGAGTATATGATTGTGCAGCGCGGCGACCTGCGTGTGCTGCCCATTACAGACAGGCTTATATATGATGAGGTGGGGGCATACCTGTCGGACGTGGAGTTCGGAGACATCGCCTGGAGCAACGAACTGGTGCTGCACGTGGTGGAGCTGAAGACAAACGGACCCGCCAGCAGCCTTGTGGGGCTGTCGGAAAAATTCCAACAGCACGTGCAGAAGATAAACAGGATGCTGGCGAAGTACGATGCCATGCTGCTGCCCACCGGCGCGCACCCGCTGATGAACCCGTACACCGACACAAAGCTCTGGCCGCACGAATACAATGTGGTATATGAAGCCTACAACCGTATTTTCGACTGCCGCGGACACGGCTGGGCCAACCTGCAGAGCACGCACCTGAACCTGCCTTTCGCGGGTGATGAGGAGTTTGGAAAACTGCATGCGGCCATCCGCATCCTGCTGCCCCTCATCCCGGCCATTAGCGCCTCTTCCCCCATCCTGGATGGCAAAGTGACCGGACTCCAGGACACACGGCTGGAGGTGTACCGCCACAACCAGGACAAGATTCCGGCGATAGCAGGCAAGGTGATACCGGAGGCTGTTTTTACGAAGAAAGCGTACGAGGAACAGATTTTCCGGCGCATATATAAAGCCGTGGCCCCTTATGATCCGGAGGGAGTATTGCAGGACGAGTTCCTAAACTCCCGTGGCGCCATTGCCCGCTTCAGCCGCAACGCCATTGAGATTCGCCTGATAGATATACAGGAGAACCCGGCGGCGGATATGGCGGTGCTGCGGGCGGTGACGGGCGTGCTGCAGGCGCTGGTGGCGGAGCGTTGGGCAACAATAGCGCACCTTCAGAATTTCGGGGAGGATATGCTTGCTTCCGTATTGCTGGAGGTAATCCGGAAAGGGCAGGAAGCCGTTATCCTGAATCAGGATTACCTGAGTTGCTTTGGGCTGAGCGGAGCAGAAGGTGCTACGGCCGGAGAGCTATGGCAACACCTGGTGCGCGAAGCGCTGGAATTGGAAGATGAACCGGAAACAGCCTATATCCTGAACACCATCACCTCCCGCGGCAACCTGGCGGTGCGCATCCTGGAGGCCACCGGCGAGGACCCAACAGATGAAAAAATACGGGAAGTGTACCGGCAACTGGCAGTTTGCCTGCACCAGGGCGGCACCTTCCTTCACGATGAACCATGCTGA
- a CDS encoding aspartate aminotransferase family protein, with product MNLFDVYPLFDIAPVKAKGAYLWDENGRRYLDLYGGHAVISIGHSHPHYLKRIARQLYDIGFYSNSVQMPLQQELAEKLGRLSGYPDYELFLCNSGAEANENALKLASFHTGRKKVIAFKGAFHGRTSAAVAVTDNPAIQAPINETDNVVFLPLNDINAFKESLQTHGPELAAVIIEGMQGVGGVHVPEKAFLQEIAAGCEQAGALLILDEVQTGYGRTGKFFAHQHAGIQPDLITIAKGMGNGFPIGGVLINPKIEAKHGLLGTTFGGNYLACVAALAVLEVMEEEKLMENAQHMGNRLIQELRQLPGVREVRGEGLMIGVELEEPCAPIRKQLLAEHGIFTGSSSDKNTLRLLPPLCIGAREVDTFLSAFESILHTITIQTN from the coding sequence ATGAATCTTTTCGACGTTTATCCGCTTTTTGATATAGCCCCTGTCAAGGCAAAAGGAGCCTACCTTTGGGACGAGAACGGCCGGCGCTACCTCGACCTGTATGGCGGCCACGCCGTCATATCCATTGGCCACAGCCACCCGCACTACCTCAAGCGCATCGCCCGCCAGCTTTATGACATCGGCTTTTACTCCAACTCGGTGCAGATGCCGCTGCAGCAGGAACTCGCCGAAAAGCTGGGAAGGCTGAGCGGCTATCCTGATTACGAGCTGTTCCTGTGCAATTCTGGTGCCGAGGCAAACGAGAACGCCCTGAAGCTGGCCTCCTTCCATACCGGTCGCAAAAAGGTAATTGCGTTCAAAGGCGCTTTCCACGGACGCACCTCCGCAGCCGTAGCCGTTACCGACAACCCTGCCATACAGGCGCCCATCAACGAGACGGACAACGTCGTTTTTCTTCCGCTGAATGATATAAACGCCTTTAAAGAATCGCTGCAAACGCACGGACCGGAGCTGGCTGCCGTTATCATAGAAGGCATGCAGGGCGTGGGTGGCGTGCATGTGCCGGAGAAAGCCTTCCTGCAGGAGATTGCCGCCGGATGCGAGCAAGCAGGCGCGCTCCTGATTCTGGATGAAGTACAGACAGGCTATGGTCGCACCGGCAAATTTTTCGCGCACCAGCACGCTGGCATCCAGCCCGACCTGATTACGATAGCCAAGGGCATGGGCAATGGCTTCCCTATTGGCGGGGTGCTCATTAACCCTAAAATAGAGGCGAAGCATGGCCTGCTGGGCACCACCTTTGGCGGAAATTACCTCGCCTGCGTAGCGGCGCTTGCCGTGCTGGAAGTGATGGAAGAAGAGAAACTGATGGAGAATGCGCAGCACATGGGCAACCGGCTGATACAGGAGTTGCGCCAGTTGCCGGGCGTGCGCGAGGTGCGTGGCGAGGGATTGATGATAGGAGTGGAGTTGGAAGAGCCCTGTGCCCCCATCCGGAAGCAACTGCTGGCGGAGCATGGTATTTTCACCGGTTCCTCCTCTGATAAAAACACACTGCGCCTGTTGCCGCCCCTGTGCATCGGCGCCCGCGAGGTAGACACCTTTCTGTCTGCTTTCGAGTCAATCTTACACACCATCACCATACAAACGAACTAA
- the argB gene encoding acetylglutamate kinase translates to MEELNIIKIGGNILDNPVQLHRFLSDFASLDGAKMLVHGGGKTASSIGQRLGIMPKMVEGRRITDAETLELVTMVYGGLINKQVVAQLQALGCNAIGLTGADANAIYAEKRPVREVDYGFAGDVSGSKNINAAALKGLLSLDLTPVFAPLTHDGNGSLLNTNADTIASVLATALAPHYEVKLIYCFEKKGVLQDAADNDSVIPEIDKALYNELKETGVVSLGMIPKLDNAFAALDKGVRAVQIGDASAVGRMAAGGKAGTLITL, encoded by the coding sequence ATGGAAGAATTGAATATCATTAAAATCGGCGGCAACATCCTCGATAACCCTGTGCAGCTGCACCGCTTCCTCAGTGATTTCGCCTCGCTGGATGGGGCGAAGATGCTGGTACACGGCGGCGGGAAAACCGCTTCATCCATCGGGCAGCGGCTGGGCATCATGCCTAAAATGGTGGAAGGCCGACGCATAACGGATGCAGAGACCCTGGAACTGGTGACGATGGTATATGGCGGGCTGATAAACAAGCAGGTGGTGGCGCAACTGCAGGCCCTGGGCTGCAACGCCATTGGCTTGACGGGCGCCGATGCCAATGCCATATATGCCGAGAAGCGGCCGGTGCGGGAGGTGGACTATGGTTTTGCCGGCGATGTGTCCGGTTCCAAAAACATCAACGCGGCTGCTTTAAAGGGTTTGCTTTCTCTGGACCTGACGCCTGTTTTCGCCCCCCTGACACACGACGGCAACGGCAGCCTGCTGAATACGAACGCTGACACCATTGCCTCGGTACTGGCCACCGCCCTGGCTCCGCATTACGAGGTGAAACTCATCTACTGCTTCGAGAAAAAAGGCGTGCTGCAGGATGCCGCAGATAACGACTCCGTCATTCCTGAAATAGACAAAGCGTTATACAATGAGCTGAAGGAAACGGGCGTGGTGTCGCTGGGAATGATTCCGAAGCTCGACAATGCGTTTGCGGCTCTGGACAAAGGTGTGCGGGCGGTACAGATTGGCGATGCGTCTGCCGTGGGGCGTATGGCAGCAGGAGGGAAGGCCGGAACGCTGATTACCTTGTAG
- a CDS encoding Rossmann-fold NAD(P)-binding domain-containing protein has translation MKKFTAVQDVANLDDFVNEALHLKQNPYAYKHLGENKVLGLLFLNPSLRTRMSTQIAGANLGMNVMVMNLDKEGWALETQEGAVMNGSTVEHIKEAAAVMGRYCDIIGIRSFPKLQNREEDYSEDLLNKFISYCKVPVVSLESATRHPLQSFADLITITENKAASKRPKVVLTWAPHVKAIPQCVANSFAEWMGEADVDLVITHPEGYELADEFTQNAQVTTNQQEALQDADFIYVKNWSSYTDYGKVLTDGEGWMLTNEKLQATNNGKVMHCLPVRRNVELSDEVLDGPSSLVLEQANNRTYAAQAVLKRLLESL, from the coding sequence ATGAAAAAATTTACAGCTGTGCAGGACGTAGCCAACCTCGATGACTTTGTGAACGAGGCGCTGCACCTGAAACAGAATCCGTACGCCTATAAACACCTCGGGGAAAACAAAGTCCTCGGCTTGCTTTTCCTCAACCCGAGCCTGCGCACCCGCATGAGCACGCAGATTGCGGGCGCTAACCTGGGCATGAACGTGATGGTGATGAACCTCGACAAGGAAGGCTGGGCGCTGGAGACGCAGGAAGGAGCCGTGATGAACGGCAGCACCGTGGAGCATATAAAAGAGGCCGCTGCCGTGATGGGCCGGTACTGCGACATCATCGGCATCCGCTCTTTCCCAAAACTGCAGAACCGCGAGGAGGACTACAGCGAAGACTTGTTGAATAAATTCATCTCCTACTGCAAGGTGCCGGTGGTGAGCCTGGAGTCGGCCACGCGCCACCCGCTGCAGAGCTTCGCCGACCTGATTACGATTACCGAGAATAAAGCGGCCAGCAAGCGGCCAAAAGTGGTGCTGACCTGGGCGCCGCACGTGAAAGCGATTCCGCAGTGCGTGGCCAACTCGTTTGCCGAGTGGATGGGGGAGGCCGATGTGGACCTGGTGATTACGCACCCGGAGGGATATGAGCTGGCGGACGAGTTTACACAAAACGCGCAGGTGACCACCAACCAGCAGGAGGCGCTGCAGGACGCCGATTTTATATATGTCAAGAACTGGTCTAGCTACACCGATTACGGCAAGGTGCTGACAGATGGCGAGGGCTGGATGCTGACAAACGAGAAACTGCAGGCCACCAACAACGGCAAAGTGATGCACTGCCTGCCGGTGCGCCGCAACGTGGAGCTCAGCGACGAGGTGCTGGACGGTCCGAGCTCGCTGGTGCTGGAGCAGGCTAATAACCGCACCTACGCCGCACAGGCTGTGCTGAAGCGGCTGCTGGAAAGTTTGTAA
- the argH gene encoding argininosuccinate lyase — protein sequence MKLWQKTSGTAAEIETFTVGKDAELDMQLAPFDVLGSLAHTRMLQSIGLLTAGELEVLQAHLKEIYKGIEAGEFKIEPGVEDIHSQVELELTRRVGDAGKKIHSGRSRNDQVLLDLKLYLRHQLQATVEGVEALFDVLQQQSERYKNVLLPGYTHLQVAMPSSFGLWFGAYAESLMDDMHLLHAAYKIADKNPLGSAAGYGSSFPLNRQMTTDLLGFETLNYNVVYAQMGRGKSERVAATALSSVAATVAKMAMDLCLYMNQNFGFITLPDSLTTGSSIMPHKKNPDVFELLRGKCNKLQALPNEISMLLINLPSGYHRELQLLKENLFPAFEELQSCLEMMAYMLSQVQVRENILDDEKYQYLFSVDAVNALVLQGMPFRDAYKAVGAQIENGTFSPAAAVAHTHEGSIGNLCNDKIAELMQQALAQFNFERVKAAYNALLA from the coding sequence ATGAAACTCTGGCAGAAAACATCCGGCACGGCCGCTGAAATAGAAACGTTTACGGTGGGCAAAGACGCGGAACTGGATATGCAGCTGGCTCCATTTGATGTGCTGGGTTCGCTGGCGCACACGCGCATGCTGCAGAGCATCGGCCTGCTGACTGCCGGAGAACTGGAGGTGCTGCAGGCGCACCTGAAGGAAATTTATAAAGGCATTGAAGCTGGAGAGTTTAAGATTGAGCCCGGGGTGGAGGACATCCACTCGCAGGTGGAACTGGAACTGACGCGGCGGGTGGGCGACGCGGGCAAGAAAATACACAGCGGCCGCTCCCGAAACGATCAGGTGCTGCTCGACTTGAAGCTGTATCTCCGCCATCAGTTGCAGGCCACGGTGGAAGGCGTGGAAGCCCTGTTCGATGTGCTGCAGCAGCAAAGCGAACGCTACAAAAATGTGCTGCTGCCGGGCTACACGCACCTGCAAGTGGCCATGCCTTCGTCGTTCGGCCTGTGGTTCGGTGCCTATGCAGAAAGCCTGATGGACGACATGCACCTGCTGCACGCCGCCTATAAGATAGCAGACAAAAACCCATTGGGCTCCGCGGCTGGCTACGGCTCATCGTTCCCGCTCAACCGCCAGATGACGACGGATCTGCTGGGTTTCGAGACGCTGAATTACAACGTAGTGTATGCGCAGATGGGACGTGGCAAATCGGAGCGGGTGGCGGCGACAGCCCTGTCTTCGGTGGCGGCCACGGTAGCAAAGATGGCGATGGACCTGTGCCTGTATATGAATCAGAACTTCGGTTTCATCACACTACCCGACAGCCTCACTACGGGCTCCAGCATCATGCCGCACAAAAAAAACCCGGATGTGTTTGAGCTGCTGCGCGGCAAGTGCAACAAACTGCAAGCCCTGCCCAACGAGATTTCGATGTTGCTCATCAACCTGCCCTCCGGCTACCACCGCGAGCTGCAACTGCTGAAAGAGAACCTGTTCCCGGCCTTTGAGGAACTGCAAAGCTGCCTGGAGATGATGGCTTATATGCTGTCGCAGGTGCAGGTGCGGGAAAACATCCTCGATGACGAGAAATACCAGTACCTGTTCAGTGTGGACGCCGTGAACGCGCTGGTGCTGCAGGGCATGCCGTTCCGGGATGCCTACAAAGCCGTGGGGGCACAGATAGAAAATGGCACTTTCTCACCGGCAGCCGCTGTAGCGCATACGCACGAAGGCAGCATCGGCAACCTGTGCAACGACAAAATAGCCGAGCTGATGCAGCAGGCGCTGGCGCAGTTCAATTTCGAACGGGTGAAGGCGGCCTATAACGCGCTGTTGGCCTAG